aaagaaaaactgtctcataggaacataaaatgtaccaattggattacatatattagtgaatactcttagtacaaattacaatatcattgtatattattgtaatatttacaggtggatgattaaagttaactatatacagttagcattagctgtaagGTGGAATCAGGGTCAGCTATGGCATGATAGAAGCAAGAGCGGCAGACAACGTTACTCACCCCGCTGGTGCGCGCTACCGCACTTGTCTTCCCCGGTGGAGCGACTCCACGCTGTAAGCCAGTCCGGCAATGTGACACGGTGTCTCAGTCAAGTGTGCCGACCAAGGTCCCGGAACGAAACAACAGCGCCAGGGAGACGCGAGTAAGAGTGGGCTGCTGCCTTAAATAGGGGCTGACAGCGCCCCCAGTGGCAGGGAGGGCATCCGCATCTGGCCACACTAGGATACTTAAAGCTTGGGGCGATATTTTTAGCGCCCCAAGCTTATCAAATTTGATGACGCTCATTGGCTAATTTACCCGTTgctatgtgtttttttgcctcagcaacagcctaccattggctgagctgctgcagtgctgggGCGACTTTCCCAGCGccccaggagggaggagaaatgaccatggacacaaattatcccctaactaatggtttatattatatgtatgacTGGTTCTTGatgattcaaaacatatttatttgtagaataagcagtacttaaattattattttgaaaaaaataaaaaaataaaaataatttttaaaaatcactttcaatcaGGTGGGGCGGCGCCCTAGCGCCCCCTATTGGCCAGCCGCCACTGGTCATAACACAACTAACATCATCCCGCTTAACTCCTCCTGATTGTTTGGCATCCTTGGGAGGCAACTGCCTCTTCAGGACTATGGACTTGACTTCAACTTGAAGATGACCCTCTGTAATTTGCCAAACTGTAGAGTTTTGTTGGATATTGTCGAGCCCGGTCCCGTCAGGACGGGGCAGCGTCGTGTTTGTCGATTCGAGGTTCAAGTGGGAAAGGCAACGATTAGACAAGTTTTATGTTCAAAAGTTTCAGAGTAACaggtttattttaaaagaaCAATACTTacagagtctctggggttctgcccaacacgtcaccaggttctctggatcatgtcgagaagaagccctgTTTcttcctaagtccacagtatatataatgagacacagggtgggcacagaggaggTCCTCTTTTGAGGAGACTCAGTTATTGGTCTAATGTATGCTGCTTCCTCAATGTTGTGCATCTTGGTGCAAGCATATCACCTTCTCCGAATTTGTATTTCACTATCAGATTGACACTCAGATTGACACCTGCTCATGTGCCTGGTTACCAGTCAGTTGCTTATGGCTGGTttcctgtttgtctctttctgtgGTTGCGCCCTGGGCCCGACCcggcgtctgagtcaaaaagatagaCATTATTCTAAAAAATACACAGTTGTAGCGTAAGCTTATTCTAAGTATTGTCTGGGTATCACGTTCCTGTTTTCATCTCTCTGGCTCACAGTTTGTCTGAGGAACCAACGGgagaaaacatgttgttttCAGTTAAACCGTTCACAGTTCACAGTTTATACTTTGTGTTATGcactatatattatataggGTATACAGCTGATATttattcacaggatataggtaaaatatagtcacaagatacagagaagcatagatatctcaacaatatGAACTGTGTAGTTGGTGCTTCGCTTCAATAAAATTCAGTGAGGAGCAAAGAGTGAAATAATAAGCACAGCAAAAAAATGTGTCTTCTACAGTTAATAAAGAGCTGGAAACCAGACACTGAGTCTTTCGTCCCGTGCCGAATCAACATCAGTTACACATaggtgtatagtttttacaagtgtgtttcattttgcaaaggatctgagagTTGTTCTGCTAATAGGATGTGTGGTTGTGCTAATTGTGTATAGTGTTTTGAAAAAACAGGCCCTGTATGTAGAGTGCTCTCTCCTCctaatattgtgtgtgtgtgtgtgtgtgtgtgtgtgtgtgtgtgttactgtgtttgtgtgtgtgcatgtgtgcgtgcgtgtgtgcgtgtgtgtgtgtttcctttccATGGAAGTCCTTACTGTAAGTGTGTCTACTTAGACAGGTTCTTTGGGCTGGATAACGATATAAGTGGGAATTGTCTTTCTCATATTTCAGCCAAGTTCGTTCAAAACGAGTTGTACAACATCATCGTCTGATCAGACTGCACTCAACCATTCCTCTCAGTGTTGGCTGTGATCGAGCTTCATAGGAAAGCAATCAGTGTGCGTCAGTTCTGTGGaacctgggacacacacacctctccccTGCAGGTTCCTCCGTCCTGCCCCCACCTGAGCTGCCAGAGATCTAATTGAGGAGGGAAACGTGAGCTGTGGAGTTAAAAACTGTAGCACGCCAGGCTTCCTGAGAAACTGCTCCAACCAAGACcgccaggaggaggagacaatggCTGCATCGATCTTGTTAGGTGGGTACAAAACAATGGTGATGATACTGTAGACGATTTAAAAATGATACAGCTACtgttaaatattataattattattattagttataaaaatagaaagaacAACTTCAACCTTTGTCTGAAAGACAGAAAATTCAAATTCATGAAATtattacaaagaaaaactgagaGTTGAGAGGATTCTacagtaaatacaaacaaactgcTTAGCTGAGCAGAAAGACAGATTTATCCTCTTAGCCCGATTGTGTCATAATCACTAAACAGATCCTCCTCCCAGCACCTTTAAATATCAACAATTAAAAcgttatatattgttatataaacacatgcacaaaagcATTTGAATAGATTTAATATCACACCACATATTAAACTGCAGAGTTGCTCCCGTCTGTTTCCAGTGAACATGATGAATTACTTCTGCAATATTTaaactgaaactgtaaaaataatctggaaactaaataaaatgCTGGAGGAAAAGTGAGTTATAAAATGAATagcaaatatatgtgtgtgtgttttccagacCTAAATATGCagtacattttattaaaaataatctgCAGAGCTTGGCCATAAATCTTCAGCAGAAGGACGCAACTGAATTTTCTAATGAAGTTAAAGTTATAAATAACAGTAAAAtattcctcccctcccctctatTGATATGATCACTGGGGCTGAAAATGTTGCTGAGCTATGGAGAAAACATTTAGAGGATTTTTCTACCTGACTCCATGttgtttcttatatttttatACTAGTCTTTCATAGCAGTTTAGGAATGAACTAAAAAAATATCTTGAGAACAAATTATTTCTGTGAAaggttttttccattttccattgTGGACTGAACATGTGTAAATTTGTGATTCTAAGAAAATCAAtcatcaatatttcattttctagtgtgtgtgactgtgattcTGGTTCCACTGATGCTCTTCGGGCTTATTGGAAACACACTGACTCTTCTGGTGGTTTGGCTCCGCCCAAACATGAGAAGCTCCTCCCACCTCTACCTGAGCAGCATGGCTGTTAGTGACCTGctgttcctcctgctgctgcctctggatCTAATTGAGGTGCCCTCACATATATCCCAAAATACTTATTTACTTATACAcccttttttttcaattcacTGTGATTTGAACAGTTACTCATGGTTTGGCTGAACGTGCACTAAACGGATTGTGTCTCTTCCAGGTATGGATAGGCTGGAAGTTAGGAGTCATCGTGTGTAAGCTGAGCATGTTCCTATCACAGTGCTGCATCTTCTGCACCATGATCCATATCACCTTTCTCTCCATGGAGAGGTACCTGGTTGTCTGCTGGCCAATCACCTCAAAGACGCTGGTGACAAGTCGCAGAACcagggctctgattggctgcctctGGCTGGGAGCGGCTGTCAGTGCAGCCCCATTTTTGGTCATGATGGAAGTGGATGATATGAAAAGAGAGGTGTGCAGAGTATCACCATCCTCATTCTCCTCTGGTCTCGTGTTGGCCATGATAATTCTCTATTACCTGTATGTCCTGGTACCCCTGTGCATCCTGGGACTGGTCTACATCCTGATTGGACGGACTCTGAGGCTCCGTACAAAAATCAGCCGTAAAGACAAGAGTCAACAACATGCAGTCAAGATGCTGGGTGAGAAAcacaatccaacacacacaccctcaggtTCTGAATTTAGCTTTAATTAAAATACAACTGACAAAGGCTGACAAACAGATTTAATACTTTGTCTTCCTCTCGGCTTGCacatctggagccagagtcgGAGCTGTATCATCCAATAgataatcaaaaataaaattgccTGAAAAAGATCTCATTAGTTTTATAAGAACCACATGAAATGACAGAAGCCATCGTTGAGATTATATTTGACGAGTTTACgacctgcagccagccaccagggggcaatcgagATGATTTGGCCTCACCTTTGGGGAacagtcatgttgtccatctttatttccagcTGTGGGTCAATTAAGGGGCTGCATCACAGCAACAGGAGTAGAAAGGCTCCTCCAGATGCTTCCTTCATACCAGAGAAAGCTCTGAGGAGTGAATCCTTCCAGGTCCAACATGTCCCAGGACTCATTGCACTTTGGGGAAGAACCGTATCACCTCAACTGACGACTAACATGTTAAAAACCAAGGGGCATTAAGCTTTCTGTCGTGTCCAACTTAAGGACAGAGCAAGCTTCTCCTCTGTGGACCAGATGGTCTCATTTAGTTTCAGCCTTCACAGTCTACCTGACCGAGGAAGGAGGTGGGTTGAGTAGATCGTGTCCTCTGAAGGTTGCAGCccctgaactgagacacagctcTCTTGTTTAACAGTGTGAGAAATGTCTTCTATCACCTGCAGATGTTGATGATTCTCATGTCCTCTTCCTGTGTCCTTCTCCTCATGTCCATCAGGAGTGATCTTCTTGGCCTTCGTCCTGTGCTGGCTGCCCTTCATCGTCCGTCTGACCATGACCTATGATTCTTTGACAGCCGGTTCTAACagtacacacattaacacacccaCTGACagtacacacaacaacacacacaccgacagtacacacaacaacacacacactgacagtacacacaacaacacacacaatgacattacacacaataacacacacactgaccgtaCACACAATAACAAATTGTCTGATGCATACCGTTATTTCTCCCTTGTCGCCTGGATCCTCTCCCGTCTCAGTGCTGCCATCAACCCTCTGGTGTACAACCTGATGTCCGCCAGGTACAGACACGCTGTGTGTAgcctcgtgcacacacactgtctcacaccGTCTCACCGGCTGAGCACTGCTGGTTCTGCAACGACCACATTAACAAACTGAATTCAGCTGCTTCAGACCTGAACTGAACTAAGATATCATGAGCTTTGAAAGTAGGAGCAGCTAACACCCTGCTAAAACACAGCTAACCCTGCTAACACAGCTAACACCCTGCTAAAACACAGCTAACCCTGCTAACACAGCTAACACCCTGCTAAAACACAGCTAACCCTGCTAACATAGCTAACACCCAGCTAACACTCTGCTAACACACAGCTAACCCAGCTAGCAGCAGGTATTTACAGATTTTCTCTGACAGTAACATTCAGATGTTTCTGCAATCTTTTCGGGTAAGACAAACTCCGCCCCCACCTAGCCTCCGATTGGTTAGTTTGAGGCAAGTCCAGCGATGATTGGTCAGAGTTTGgggaatgaaaataaaataagccAATCAGAAGTTGGGTAGGGGCGGGGTTTGTCTTACCTGGgatgtgaaaaaataaaatacttccGCAaagatcaaacaaaacaatcgATCTtctttaatagaaaataaataaaaaccttttaatcTTTTACCCAATTAAACATGTTGATAATATTTTAggataaaaataatacattaacatcatcatttctctcctctgtgtttttgaaTGTTAAACTTTGTTTATAACTCCTTGTGATGTATTTACAGAGATATGTTAGTTTATGTGTTaactttatattgtttttaaataaagactATTTAAAGAAAACTGTCTGTTGTCCATGTGGTGtaagaataatataatatatctgTATATTAGAGACAAAGTTTTCctatttttaaaattttttatattttaacttGCACACTTACACCACATTGAATTCattgtatgtgtaaacctgcttTGGAACAAAACTTTAATGTAAATAACATGTTAACTCCTGTTTTCAACTACTGACACGGAAAGAGGAAGATAGAAGGGTGAGAGGGTTCAGGACAAACGTCATCTCAGccctcttttctttgtgtcatCATTTGTCTGCTGGTTCAGACGTTTGTCTTCGTTCTTCACCTTCactctctccagctgctccacttttctcctccacttcctcgcAACACTCTCCAGCTCGTTCTCCTTCTCACTCAGCTCGTCAAGCCAGGTATGATTCTGTGGAAGCTcgtctcttctttgtttctgtctgaatCCACTCGTCCTTGTGTCTCAcgtcctcctccagcttcatCTGTTCACTTTTCAGTGGGTGAACTTGCTCCTTCAGAGACGTGTGTCCTCTGTGGACGGCCTCCACCTTCCTGCAGCTCAGTCCCTCAGTTGGAGtcgtctcctgctgcagcttcacctccAGCGTCTCTGCCCGACTCGTCTTCAGCTCCTTGTCTTTTGCAGTGAGCAGTCGATGGAGGAGTTGGGACGagatctccttttcttttctgcgTCAGTGATTTAAAATGTAAGAATAGTGAAGAAGGTCTGATTAAAGCTTTGATTGGTTGAATTTTACTGTGTTGATATTGAATATGTGTGTAGAACAGCTCTTAGTGTGAATATGTGCAGTACATATGTTTATTCAGAGTTCACAGTGTGATACATGCATGTTCATATTGTTCTAAATATGTTcctgtgtatgttttgtgttgctCTGATCAGACTGCACTCAACCATTCCTCTGAGTGTTGGCTGTGATCGAGCTTCATAGGAAAGCCATCAGTGATCATCAGTTCTGTGGAACCTGgttcacacacacctctccccTGCAGGTTCCTCCGTCCTGCCCCCACCTGAGCCGTCATGGATCTAATGGAGGAGGGAAACGTGAGCTGTGGAGTTAAAAACTGTAGCACGCCAGGCTTCTGGAGAAACTGCTCCAACCAAGActgccaggaggaggagacaataTTTGGATTTATTGAGTTAGGTGAGTACAAAAGAATGGTGATGATACtgtagattttaaaatgatacAGCTAgctactgttattattattattattattagttataaaacattttcctcttataactaattaaaaaatgtatgaaatccTTACCATGAAACTGGAGTTGAGATGATTCTACAGTAAATACAAAGCAGCTGCTTAGCTTAGTATAAAGACAGGTTTATCCTCTTAGCCTGATTCTGTCAATATTCAACAAACAGATCCTCCTCCCAGCACCTTTAAATATCACCAATTAAAACGTCATATATTGTtatataaacacatgcacacaagtaTTTGAATAGATTAAAATCACACCACATATTAAACTGCCCAGCTGCTCCCGTCTGTTTCCAGTGAAAATGATGAATTCtggaaaattaataaaagtgttgaaggaaaagagagagttACAAAAAAGTGAGAGTTACAAAAAGaatagtaaatatatatatatatatatatattgtatgtgttTTGCAGATTTAGATTTGCAGTACATCTTATTAAAATGAGATCGCAGAAATCGGCCAGGAAGCTTCAGCAGAATgatgcaaatacattttttaaggaAGTCAAAGTTATAAATAACAGTAAAATATTCCTTCCCTCTTATATTGATACAATCACTGGGGCTGAAAATGTTGCTGAGCTATGGAGAAAACATTAAGAGGATATTTCTACCGGACTCCATGTGGTTTCCTATATTTTTATACTAGTCTTTCATAGTAGTTtaggaaaaaaacatcttgtGCCAGTCATCATGAGAACTAATTATGACTAACTGTGAAcgtttttttttcccattttccaTTGTGGACTGAACATTTGTAAATTTGTGATTCTCATGAAAATCAATCATCAATATTTCGTTTTctagtgtgtgtgactgtgatttTCATTTCACTGATAATCTTCGGCCTTCTTGGAAACACACTGACTCTTCTGGTGGTTTGGCTCCGCCCAAACATGAGAAGCTCCTCCTACCTCTACCTGAGCAGCATGGCTGTTAGTGACCTgctgaatctcctgctgctgcctcaggaTATATATAAGGTGCCCTCacatacactaccgttcaaaagtttggtgtcacccagacaatttcgtgttttccaggaaaactcacacttttatttatcaaatgagttggaaaatgaatagaaaatatagtcaagacattgacaagtttagaaataatgatttttatttgaaatattaattttgttcttcaaactttgcattcgtcaaagaatgctccatttgcagcagTTACAgtattgcagacctttggcattctagctattaatttgttgaggtaacctgtagaaatttcaccccacttttcctgaagcccctcccacaagctggattggcttgatgggcacttcaTGTGTATCATAAGGTtaagctgctcccacaacagctcaatggggttgagatctggtgactgctcTGGCCACTCCATTACACACAGCTCACCAGCTGCCAGCTTCTTCCCTCAATAGTTCTTGCATCATGtggaggtgtgctttgggtcattgtcctgttggaGGAGGAcattggctccaatcaagcgctgtccacagggtatggcatggcgttgcaaaatggagtgatagccttccttatttaaaatcccttttaccttgtacaaatttcccactttaccagcaccagtcagccccagaccatcacatgacctccaccatgctggACAGGTGGCGTCAggactcttccagcatcttATCACCTGTTCTgcatctcacaaatgttcttctgtttgatccaaacacctcaaactttgattcgtctgtccataacactttgttccaatcttcctctgtccaatgtctgtgttcttttgcccatatcaatcttttattttta
Above is a genomic segment from Pleuronectes platessa chromosome 16, fPlePla1.1, whole genome shotgun sequence containing:
- the LOC128459140 gene encoding growth hormone secretagogue receptor type 1-like, with the protein product MAASILLVCVTVILVPLMLFGLIGNTLTLLVVWLRPNMRSSSHLYLSSMAVSDLLFLLLLPLDLIEVWIGWKLGVIVCKLSMFLSQCCIFCTMIHITFLSMERYLVVCWPITSKTLVTSRRTRALIGCLWLGAAVSAAPFLVMMEVDDMKREVCRVSPSSFSSGLVLAMIILYYLYVLVPLCILGLVYILIGRTLRLRTKISRKDKSQQHAVKMLGVIFLAFVLCWLPFIVRLTMTYDSLTAGSNMLPSTLWCTT